The proteins below are encoded in one region of Anabaena sphaerica FACHB-251:
- a CDS encoding dienelactone hydrolase family protein — MNDKQSWNVLEQIVTVELGLLRLKGELVVPPDAEGIVVFAHCSGSSRYSTRNHYLAHLLRQQQGLATLLINLLTEEEDVIDQRTQHFRYDINFLASRLITVTDWLFENPITRHLKVGYFGVNRSSGAVFLAALARPMTVGAIVCRSGYTDLVGESLSYVQAPTLLIVGGNDCAIIAMNEDALAQIPTQNKQLEIIPGASHQFSEPGAMEEGGRLASQWFKYYLAPIKEKELHLHAMSL, encoded by the coding sequence ATGAATGACAAACAATCTTGGAATGTTTTAGAGCAAATAGTTACCGTTGAGCTAGGACTCCTGAGACTCAAAGGAGAATTAGTTGTACCCCCAGACGCTGAGGGAATTGTTGTATTTGCTCATTGTAGTGGTAGTAGTCGCTATAGTACCCGCAACCATTATCTAGCCCATTTGTTGCGTCAGCAGCAAGGACTAGCAACTCTATTAATTAATTTGTTGACTGAAGAAGAGGATGTAATTGACCAGCGTACTCAGCATTTTCGTTATGATATTAATTTTCTGGCTTCGCGGTTAATTACCGTCACAGACTGGTTATTTGAGAACCCAATTACTCGTCATTTAAAAGTTGGTTACTTTGGTGTGAATAGAAGTAGTGGAGCAGTATTTCTAGCTGCATTAGCTCGTCCTATGACTGTGGGAGCAATAGTCTGCCGCAGTGGTTATACTGATTTAGTAGGTGAGAGTCTTTCCTATGTCCAAGCTCCAACTTTGTTGATTGTCGGTGGTAATGATTGTGCCATTATTGCCATGAATGAGGATGCACTTGCACAAATTCCCACCCAGAACAAACAACTAGAGATTATACCTGGAGCAAGTCATCAGTTTAGCGAACCGGGAGCTATGGAGGAAGGGGGAAGATTAGCAAGTCAATGGTTTAAATATTACCTAGCACCAATTAAGGAAAAGGAATTGCATTTACACGCGATGT
- a CDS encoding phosphoribosyltransferase — protein sequence MVIRFRNRTEAGQMLAQHLTAYANRENVLVLGLPRGGVPVAFEVAKALNAPLDVCIVRKLGVPGQKELAMGAIASGGIGVLNYDVISTLGIDKEAVQVVAAEELQELQRRERTYRSNAPPLNVKDKTVILIDDGIATGSTIRAAIAILKKHQPTTIVVAVPVAPASTYEELQSEVDEIVCLQTPELLSAIGLWYEDFSQTTDEEVQEILDFRF from the coding sequence ATGGTAATCAGATTTCGCAACCGCACTGAAGCAGGACAAATGTTAGCACAACATCTGACAGCTTATGCTAACCGAGAGAACGTGTTAGTGTTAGGTTTGCCTCGTGGGGGTGTGCCAGTAGCATTTGAAGTAGCCAAAGCATTAAATGCGCCTTTAGATGTCTGTATAGTCAGAAAACTCGGTGTACCAGGTCAGAAAGAATTGGCAATGGGGGCAATAGCTTCTGGCGGAATAGGGGTACTAAATTACGACGTGATTAGCACCTTGGGAATAGATAAAGAAGCGGTTCAGGTCGTTGCGGCCGAGGAATTGCAAGAATTACAGCGACGCGAGCGCACTTATCGGAGCAATGCCCCACCTCTAAACGTCAAAGATAAAACAGTGATTTTGATAGATGACGGTATTGCTACTGGCTCAACCATCCGTGCTGCGATCGCTATCCTCAAAAAACACCAGCCTACAACGATTGTTGTTGCTGTTCCAGTTGCGCCGGCAAGCACTTACGAAGAGTTGCAGTCAGAAGTAGATGAAATAGTGTGTTTGCAAACTCCAGAACTTCTGTCTGCTATTGGATTGTGGTATGAAGACTTTTCCCAAACTACTGATGAAGAAGTACAGGAAATTTTAGATTTTAGATTTTAG
- a CDS encoding universal stress protein yields MFYKILVALDNSGRSQYIFEQALYLAKASEAEMMLLHVLSPLEDPYINPIFLQPETIYPTLHTETINQYMQAWDELKQDRLDWMRSLTQTAVNAGVKTEFTQTVGDAGRIICELALSWPADLIIVGRRGRTGISEVFLGSISNYVLHHAHCSVLTIQGLSSPIVPNTENTQVTST; encoded by the coding sequence ATGTTTTACAAAATTTTAGTGGCTCTAGACAACTCAGGCAGAAGTCAGTATATTTTTGAGCAAGCCTTATATTTGGCCAAAGCAAGTGAGGCAGAAATGATGTTGCTTCACGTTCTATCTCCCTTGGAAGATCCTTATATCAACCCGATATTTTTACAGCCAGAAACCATATATCCCACCTTGCATACTGAAACTATCAATCAATATATGCAAGCTTGGGATGAACTCAAGCAAGATAGACTAGATTGGATGCGATCGCTGACTCAAACAGCAGTTAATGCAGGTGTCAAAACTGAGTTTACTCAAACTGTAGGTGATGCAGGCCGCATTATCTGTGAATTAGCTTTAAGTTGGCCAGCTGACTTAATTATAGTCGGTCGCAGGGGACGTACTGGTATCAGTGAAGTTTTCTTAGGCAGTATCAGCAACTACGTTCTACATCATGCTCATTGCTCGGTTCTCACCATACAAGGCTTAAGTTCCCCTATCGTACCAAACACCGAAAACACCCAAGTAACTTCCACGTGA
- a CDS encoding NYN domain-containing protein: MSFTNLNKKTNEYKELKEKPHWQGPPAIKTTVKGRDIKPQETINDMSIGDDLNRGRVAIFIDGLSLFHAALQLGIEIDYVKLLCRLTQTSRLLRAFFYTGVDASKEKQQGFLLWMRRNGYRVVTKDILAVAENGKKPNLNVEIAVDMITLAPYYDTAVLVSGDGDLAYAVNAVTSLGSRVEVIGLQSMTSDSLIDVADYFIDFDSIKQYIQKDSQVGYTYRSSSTSQL; the protein is encoded by the coding sequence ATGAGTTTTACTAATCTTAACAAGAAAACAAACGAATATAAAGAACTTAAAGAAAAACCACATTGGCAAGGGCCACCCGCGATAAAAACTACTGTCAAAGGCCGAGATATCAAACCACAAGAGACTATTAACGATATGAGCATTGGTGATGATCTTAATCGCGGTAGAGTAGCCATTTTTATTGATGGCTTAAGCTTATTTCACGCTGCCTTGCAACTAGGCATTGAAATTGACTATGTTAAATTACTTTGTCGTTTAACTCAAACCTCTCGCCTGTTAAGGGCTTTCTTTTATACTGGAGTCGATGCCAGCAAAGAAAAACAACAAGGGTTTCTGTTGTGGATGCGTCGCAATGGCTATCGTGTCGTCACCAAAGATATACTTGCAGTTGCCGAGAATGGTAAAAAACCCAATCTGAATGTAGAAATTGCTGTTGATATGATTACTTTAGCTCCCTACTACGACACTGCTGTATTAGTCAGTGGGGATGGAGATTTAGCCTATGCTGTCAATGCTGTCACCAGCTTGGGATCTAGGGTAGAAGTAATTGGTCTGCAAAGCATGACTAGTGATAGCTTGATTGATGTGGCTGATTACTTCATTGATTTCGACAGTATTAAACAGTACATTCAAAAAGATTCTCAGGTCGGCTATACTTATCGGTCTTCGTCCACTTCCCAACTTTAA
- a CDS encoding HhoA/HhoB/HtrA family serine endopeptidase encodes MPNQPQDNDNLFTKSHDHAPWKKAAASLSLVLLGSGMTFAGGYLANNQQQVADSASKLAVGRVNAAPPLPGNVDPNFITQVVQKVGPAVVRINSSRTVKTQLPEELNDPFFRRFFGSQLPMQGRNRVERGTGSGFILSADGRILTNSHVVDGADTVTVTLKDGRTFKGKVVGTDELTDVAVVKIEANNLPTVTIGNSDQLQPGQWAIAIGNPLGLDNTVTTGIISATGRSSNQVGVPDKRVEFIQTDAAINPGNSGGPLLNARGEVIGMNTAIIQGAQGLGFSIPINTAQRISNQLITTGKAQHPYLGIQMVGITPDLKQRINSDPNSGLMVSENNGVLIVKVMPDSPAFKAGIRAGDVIQKLNGESVIDAAAVQKAVEKAQVGGNLRLDLRRNGQSINIAVTPGTFPTNVQ; translated from the coding sequence ATGCCAAACCAACCACAAGATAACGATAACCTGTTCACCAAAAGCCATGATCATGCACCTTGGAAAAAAGCAGCGGCTTCTTTATCCCTAGTGTTGCTGGGATCAGGGATGACTTTTGCAGGTGGCTATCTAGCAAATAACCAACAACAGGTAGCTGATAGTGCATCTAAGCTGGCTGTGGGGAGAGTCAACGCAGCGCCGCCATTACCAGGAAACGTAGATCCTAATTTTATCACTCAAGTTGTGCAGAAAGTTGGACCTGCGGTGGTGCGAATCAACTCTTCCCGCACTGTTAAAACGCAGTTACCAGAAGAATTGAATGATCCCTTTTTCCGCCGCTTTTTTGGCTCACAACTGCCAATGCAAGGAAGAAATCGGGTAGAACGGGGAACGGGTTCAGGTTTTATTCTCAGTGCTGATGGTCGTATTCTTACCAATTCTCATGTAGTAGATGGTGCAGATACGGTGACTGTCACTCTGAAGGATGGACGCACCTTTAAAGGTAAAGTGGTAGGAACAGATGAATTAACTGATGTAGCGGTGGTAAAAATTGAGGCGAATAATTTACCCACAGTCACTATAGGCAATTCTGACCAACTACAACCTGGACAATGGGCGATCGCCATTGGTAATCCCCTGGGGTTAGATAATACAGTTACTACAGGCATTATCAGCGCCACAGGACGCTCTAGCAACCAAGTTGGTGTTCCCGATAAGCGAGTTGAATTTATTCAAACTGACGCAGCAATTAACCCCGGTAACTCTGGCGGTCCTTTGCTGAATGCCCGTGGGGAAGTGATTGGCATGAATACAGCTATAATTCAAGGAGCGCAAGGCTTAGGATTTTCTATTCCCATCAACACAGCACAACGGATTTCTAATCAACTTATAACCACAGGTAAAGCTCAACATCCATATTTAGGAATTCAGATGGTGGGTATAACACCTGACTTAAAGCAACGTATTAACTCAGATCCCAACAGTGGTTTAATGGTGAGTGAAAATAATGGCGTATTAATAGTTAAAGTTATGCCTGATTCACCAGCATTCAAAGCGGGAATACGTGCTGGGGATGTGATCCAAAAGCTGAATGGTGAATCAGTTATAGATGCTGCTGCTGTCCAGAAAGCCGTGGAAAAAGCACAAGTTGGAGGTAATTTGCGTTTGGATTTGCGTCGCAATGGACAAAGTATCAATATCGCTGTCACACCAGGGACTTTTCCCACAAATGTTCAATAA
- a CDS encoding TetR/AcrR family transcriptional regulator, translated as MPKIVDHEQYRKELLGKCFDLFAEKGYGAITMRQIAQGLEVSTGTLYHYFPSKQALFEQLIEEISQQDVIIALAELGGKNNLSEMMAALGNYLVNNEDYLIKWTYIWVDFCQNQDSKTMLTNSTVFKHANQRCQQVACDLLGIQDVVLASFVLSFVNGVILEKLWGNETIDFPEQCELLGKMLTAYLQQQD; from the coding sequence ATGCCGAAAATTGTGGATCATGAACAATACCGCAAAGAATTACTCGGCAAGTGTTTTGATTTATTTGCCGAAAAAGGTTATGGCGCTATCACCATGCGGCAAATTGCTCAGGGTTTAGAGGTTTCTACAGGAACGCTATATCACTATTTTCCCAGTAAACAAGCTTTATTTGAACAACTGATAGAAGAAATTAGTCAGCAGGATGTCATTATAGCTTTAGCCGAATTGGGAGGAAAAAACAACTTATCAGAAATGATGGCAGCTTTAGGTAATTATCTCGTCAACAATGAAGATTACCTGATTAAGTGGACTTATATCTGGGTTGATTTTTGTCAAAACCAAGACTCAAAAACAATGCTGACGAATAGTACAGTTTTTAAACACGCTAATCAACGTTGCCAACAAGTAGCCTGTGATTTATTAGGCATTCAAGATGTGGTGTTAGCATCCTTTGTTTTGAGTTTTGTTAATGGTGTAATTCTCGAAAAATTATGGGGTAATGAAACAATTGATTTTCCTGAACAATGCGAACTTTTAGGAAAAATGTTAACCGCATATTTGCAACAGCAAGATTGA
- a CDS encoding ABC exporter membrane fusion protein yields the protein MSQKLLSKPVNQKLIALVISATAITGGIIIYGISSFGEVGKNATSEISENPPLPTKVTALARLEPETEVIKLSAPLALDGDRVAKILFKEGDTVKAEQVIAILDSRDKLQNTVQQAKKEVRVSQAKLEQIKAGAKLGAIQAQKASIERIKAQYQGDKNSQEENIARIEAQWQGDRIAQQATINKLTAELNNAESEYQRYKNLYSAGAISNSLIDSKALNVETAKQQLSEAKAVINRINSTANKQLAEAKIALNRINTTSNKQISEAKATLDSVAEVRPVDVNLAQTEVESAIATLKRTQTDLEAAYIRAPMTGQILKIHTRAGEKIDASGIADFAQTEQMIAVAEVYQTDISKVKLGQKAVITSPTFTGELWGTVAQIGFQVNRQNVFSNQPGENLDSRVIEVKIRLTPEDSKKVAGLTNLQVQTAIEL from the coding sequence ATGAGTCAAAAACTGTTATCTAAACCTGTAAACCAAAAGTTAATTGCTTTAGTTATAAGTGCCACAGCTATTACTGGCGGAATTATAATTTACGGAATTTCTAGTTTTGGAGAAGTTGGTAAAAATGCCACTTCAGAAATATCTGAAAATCCACCTCTGCCAACAAAAGTAACAGCTTTAGCCAGACTGGAACCAGAAACAGAAGTAATTAAGCTATCTGCACCTTTAGCATTAGATGGAGATAGGGTGGCAAAAATCCTATTTAAAGAAGGTGATACTGTAAAAGCAGAACAAGTAATTGCAATTTTAGATTCACGGGATAAATTGCAAAATACCGTGCAACAAGCAAAGAAAGAAGTGAGAGTTTCTCAAGCTAAACTTGAGCAAATTAAAGCTGGGGCTAAATTAGGAGCAATTCAAGCTCAAAAAGCAAGTATAGAAAGAATAAAAGCTCAGTATCAAGGTGATAAAAACTCCCAAGAAGAAAATATTGCACGGATAGAAGCTCAATGGCAAGGTGATAGAATTGCCCAACAAGCAACCATTAATAAATTAACCGCAGAACTCAACAATGCTGAATCCGAATATCAACGCTATAAAAACTTATATTCAGCAGGAGCCATTTCTAATTCTTTAATTGATAGTAAAGCCTTAAATGTAGAAACTGCCAAACAACAACTAAGTGAAGCCAAAGCAGTTATTAACCGTATTAATTCCACCGCAAACAAACAATTAGCAGAAGCGAAAATTGCATTAAATCGAATTAACACCACCAGTAATAAACAAATTAGTGAAGCAAAAGCTACACTTGATAGTGTTGCCGAAGTTCGTCCTGTAGATGTGAATTTAGCACAAACAGAAGTAGAAAGTGCGATCGCTACCCTGAAACGCACCCAAACCGACCTAGAAGCAGCTTATATTCGCGCTCCCATGACAGGACAAATTCTCAAAATTCATACCCGTGCCGGCGAAAAAATTGATGCTTCTGGGATTGCAGACTTTGCACAAACAGAGCAAATGATTGCAGTTGCAGAAGTTTATCAAACTGATATCAGTAAAGTCAAACTCGGACAAAAAGCTGTAATTACTAGTCCTACATTTACAGGTGAACTGTGGGGAACAGTTGCCCAAATTGGCTTCCAAGTCAACCGCCAAAATGTGTTTAGTAACCAACCTGGAGAAAATTTAGATAGTCGAGTGATTGAAGTTAAGATTCGTCTCACTCCTGAAGACAGTAAAAAAGTTGCAGGTTTAACTAATTTGCAAGTACAAACAGCAATTGAATTGTAA
- a CDS encoding DUF2834 domain-containing protein, which yields MLKSIYLLLAILGLVLPYSQFIPFIFEHGLDIKLFFAQLFANKISGFFGMDVIISSLVFWTFVFAEGTRLKMQNLWIYIAGNLLFGVSFGLPLFLLMRQGQIEQQNQQISY from the coding sequence ATGCTTAAATCTATATACCTACTGCTTGCTATCTTGGGTTTAGTGCTTCCCTATTCTCAGTTTATTCCTTTTATATTTGAGCATGGTCTTGATATCAAACTATTTTTTGCACAGCTTTTTGCTAACAAGATATCTGGCTTTTTTGGCATGGATGTAATTATTTCTTCCCTCGTATTTTGGACATTTGTATTTGCCGAAGGAACAAGGCTTAAAATGCAAAATCTGTGGATTTATATTGCTGGTAATCTTCTGTTTGGTGTTTCTTTTGGACTGCCGTTGTTCTTATTGATGCGACAAGGGCAGATAGAACAGCAAAATCAGCAAATTAGTTATTAA
- the devC gene encoding ABC transporter permease DevC — protein sequence MAFKLFQKTPLAWRQLMKEKTRLAVAVAGITFADMLIFIQMGFESALFDAAIQPHRNLQADLVLINPQFQTLFSVKSFSRERLYQALSYDGVKSVNSVYISTGQWRNPETQIERAILVWGVDPNQPGLKFPEVQKNKDYFKLLNQVMFDQASRPEYGAVGDIFKKTGNFQTELNSKAVNVKGVFSNGASFAADGNVIASDSTFLQLFPQRKPDQIEVGLINLKPGADTDKVKAQLRRGLNPDPKNPFVEVGTPEDFAQKEKNYWANGTGIGFIFGLGVGVGFIVGIVIVYQILYSDVSDHLPEYATLKAMGYTDTYLLGVLVQEALLLAILGYLPAFFLSFGIYQLTFAATLLPISMKVDRAISVFILTVIMCSVSGAIAMRKLRSADPADIF from the coding sequence ATGGCATTTAAACTATTCCAAAAAACGCCCTTAGCTTGGCGACAGTTAATGAAAGAAAAAACGCGGTTAGCTGTTGCAGTTGCTGGGATTACTTTTGCTGATATGCTGATATTTATTCAGATGGGTTTTGAAAGTGCTTTGTTTGATGCTGCTATTCAACCTCATCGCAATTTACAGGCAGATTTAGTATTAATTAATCCTCAATTTCAAACTCTGTTTTCAGTCAAAAGTTTTTCTAGAGAAAGATTATATCAAGCCTTAAGCTATGACGGTGTAAAATCAGTTAATTCTGTTTACATTAGTACCGGACAATGGCGCAATCCTGAAACACAAATTGAACGTGCTATTTTAGTTTGGGGTGTAGATCCAAATCAACCAGGATTGAAATTTCCTGAAGTTCAAAAAAATAAAGATTATTTCAAACTTCTCAATCAAGTAATGTTTGATCAAGCCAGTCGTCCAGAATATGGTGCTGTAGGTGATATATTCAAAAAAACGGGCAATTTTCAAACAGAACTCAATAGTAAAGCTGTTAACGTCAAAGGTGTTTTTAGTAATGGTGCTTCCTTTGCGGCTGATGGTAATGTTATTGCTAGTGATTCAACTTTTCTACAATTATTTCCTCAACGTAAACCAGATCAAATTGAAGTGGGTTTAATTAATCTCAAACCAGGTGCGGATACTGATAAGGTAAAAGCACAACTGAGAAGAGGATTAAATCCAGATCCCAAAAATCCCTTTGTGGAAGTAGGAACACCTGAAGACTTTGCTCAAAAAGAAAAGAATTATTGGGCTAATGGTACAGGGATTGGTTTTATTTTCGGTTTGGGTGTAGGAGTTGGGTTTATTGTTGGTATTGTTATTGTTTACCAAATTCTTTATTCTGACGTTTCCGATCACCTCCCAGAATATGCAACTCTCAAAGCAATGGGTTATACAGATACCTATCTTTTGGGAGTCTTGGTACAAGAGGCTTTATTATTAGCGATTTTGGGTTATTTGCCTGCATTTTTTCTATCTTTTGGAATATATCAACTAACTTTTGCAGCCACTCTGTTGCCCATTTCGATGAAAGTAGACCGAGCAATTTCAGTGTTTATTTTGACTGTAATTATGTGTAGCGTTTCTGGGGCGATCGCTATGCGAAAACTCCGTTCTGCTGACCCTGCGGACATTTTTTAA
- a CDS encoding DevA family ABC transporter ATP-binding protein, whose translation MLEIYSQSNIASDTVIHVSQLNHYFGDGALKKQVLFDINLEIRAGEIVIMTGPSGSGKTTLLSLMGGLRSAQSGSLQILDQEMRGANKGKLTKLRRQIGYIFQAHNLMTFLTAKENVRMSLELHGEYLNQDINAKAIAILEEVGLGNRVDYYPESLSGGQKQRVAIARALVSHPKIVLADEPTASLDKQSGRDVVELMQKLAKEQGCTILLVTHDNRILDIADRIVYMEDGQLKSDGVDN comes from the coding sequence ATGTTAGAAATTTATTCTCAATCAAATATTGCTTCAGATACTGTAATTCATGTTTCTCAACTCAATCATTATTTTGGTGATGGTGCATTAAAAAAACAAGTATTATTTGATATTAATTTAGAGATTAGAGCCGGAGAAATTGTGATTATGACTGGTCCCTCTGGGTCAGGGAAAACCACTCTATTATCATTGATGGGGGGATTGCGTTCTGCTCAATCAGGGAGTTTACAAATATTAGATCAAGAAATGCGCGGTGCAAATAAGGGGAAGTTAACAAAATTGCGTCGTCAGATTGGTTATATTTTCCAAGCGCATAACTTGATGACTTTTTTAACAGCCAAAGAAAATGTGAGAATGTCTTTGGAGTTGCATGGAGAATATCTAAATCAAGATATCAATGCTAAAGCTATCGCAATATTAGAAGAAGTGGGGTTAGGAAATCGTGTTGATTATTATCCAGAGAGTTTATCAGGGGGACAAAAACAACGGGTTGCGATCGCACGTGCTTTAGTCAGTCATCCCAAGATAGTATTAGCAGACGAACCCACCGCTTCATTAGATAAACAATCTGGTCGTGACGTGGTGGAATTAATGCAAAAATTAGCCAAAGAACAAGGTTGTACAATTTTGCTTGTCACCCATGATAACCGCATCTTAGATATAGCTGATCGCATTGTTTATATGGAAGATGGACAGCTAAAAAGTGATGGTGTAGACAATTGA